GTCAGCTCTGCGCGGAACAGGGCCTGGAAGGCGGAAAACCCCGGGAATCCCAGGAGCTTCGCCAGGCGGGTCAGAGTGGACGGATTGACCCCCAGTTCCTCGGCCAGGCGCGAGATCGAGTACACCGCCGCCTCGGTCGGGTTGTCCAGCATGAAGGACAGGGCGGCGATGCTTTTCTCGCCCGGCGTGGCCAGCCCCTCGCCGGCACGGAACCGGGCCAGCAGCTCGCGCAGTTCCTGCAGCGAGGCGGGGGCGCGACGCAGGCGGCGCTTTCGGGTTGTCTGCTTGCGGGCCAAGATCCCCAATCCGTCGATGACATCTTCGAGATACCGGGGATTATGCGTTCCCGCCGCGCGCAATGCCATCACCGGGGGTCAGCGCAACAGATTCTCGACCACCAGCGCCGCCCCCTGGCCGCCGCCGATACAGAGCGTGGCCAGGCCGTAACGACCGCCGCGGCGTGCCAGTTCACGCACCAGCTTGGTGACGAGGATGGCGCCGGTGGCGCCGATCGGGTGTCCCAGCGCAATCGCGCCGCCATTCGGATTGACGATGGCGGCATCCAGCCCCAGCTCACGGCTGACCGCACAGGCCTGGGCGGCGAATGCCTCGTTCGACTCGACGACATCCAGGTCGTCCGCCTCCAGGCCGGCACGCTGCAAGGCCTGGCGGCTGGCGCCGACCGGCCCGATGCCCATCAGCCGGGGATCGGTACCCGCATGCCCCCAGGCAAGCACCCGGGCCATGGGCCGCAGCCCGGCCACCGCGTCCTCATCGGCCAGCACCAGGGCGCTGGCCGCGTCGTTGATCCCCGAACTGTTGCCGGCCGTCACCCGCCCCCCTTCACGGAAGGCCGGCGGCAGGGCGGCCAGCCGTTCGGGCGTGACGTCGGCACGCGGATGCTCGTCGCGTGCGAACGCGTGGCGCCGCCCCGGGGGGCCCACCTCGATCGGCACGATCTGCCCCTCGAAACGACCGGCCTCGATGGCCGCGAGCGCCTTGCGCTGGGAATCCAGTGCGAAGGCGTCCATGGTCTCGCGGTCGATACCGAAGTGTTCGGCCAGGTACTCGGCCGTCTCGCCCATGTGACCGTGGCCGAACGGATCGGTCAGCGGCCCGGGAAGCATGTCGAGCAGGCCCACGTCCCCGAGCTTCCTGCCGAACCGCAAGTCCGGCAGTACATGGGGCGCGCGGCTCATCGACTCCACCCCCGCGGCAATGCCGGCACGGACTTCGCCAAGGCGGATCCGCATGCCCAGATCGATGATTGCCTCCAGCGAGCTGCCGCACAGCCGGTTGATCGCCAACGCGGTGGCCGCCTGCGGCTGGCCGGCCTCGATCGAGCAACGACGCGCCAGGTAGGGATCACCGGGCGCGGTGTGCAGCACATTGCCCAGGATGGCCGTCTCCAGCCGCCCGGCCGGCAGCCCCGAGCGTTCGATGGCGGCCCGCATCACCGGGGTGAGCAACTCGGCCGGCGGCACATCGCGCAGGCTGCCGCCGAAGCGGCCGATAGCGGTGCGCACCGCAGAGAGGATGTAAACCGCTTTCATGACTGCAACTCCGGACGATCCCGGAAGCAGTCCAGGGCCTCGGGATTGGCCAGCGCATGGGTATTCTTCACCGGCCGGCCATGGACCACGTCACGCACCGCCAGCTCGCTGATCTTTCCCGACCGGGTGCGCGGGATATCGTCCACCGCCAGGATCCTGGCAGGCACATGCCGGGGCGAGGCGCGTTCCCGGATCGCGCGACGCAGCCGCTGCTCCAGGTCCGCGTCCAGCCGCGCGCCGGGCGCGAGACGCACGAACAGGATCACCCGGACGTCACCCTCCCACTGCTGCCCCACCACCAGCGCCTCGGCAACCTCCTCGAAGGCCTCCACCGGGCGATAGATCTCGGCGGCGCCGATGCGCACACCGCCGGGGTTGAGCACCGCGTCGGAACGGCCATGAATGACCACCCCACCCCGCTCGGTGAGCGTGGCCCAGTCACCGTGCCGCCAGATACCGGGGAAGTGCTCGAAATAGGCGGCCCGATAGCGGTTGCCATCGGGATCGTTCCAGAAGCCGACCGGCATGCTCGGGAAAGGACTCAGGCAGCACAGCTCCCCGGCCTCGCCGACCACCGCCTTGCCGTCCTCGTCGAGCACCGCCACGTCCATGCCGAGCCCCCGCGTCTGGATCTCGCCAGCGTAGACCGGCTGCAGCGGCGTGCCCAGCACGAAGCAGGAAATGATGTCGGTGCCGCCGGAGATCGAGGCCAGCAACAGGTCACGGGAGACCGCGTCGTAAACGAATTCGAAGCCTTCCGGGCTCAGGGGGGAACCGGTCGAACACAGTACGCGCAGGGCCGAGAGATCCTGCTCGTCGCCGGGCCGGTAACCCGACTTGCGCACGGTATCGAGGTATTTCGCGGAAGTCCCGAACAAGGTCAGTCTTTCACGGGCGGCCATCTCCCACAGGCGTTCCGGCCCCGGGTACAGGGGGTTGCCGTCGTACAGCACCACCGTGGCGCGCAACGCCAGCGCCGAGACGATCCAGTTCCACATCATCCAGCCGCAGGTGGTGAAGTAGAACACCCGGTCGCCAGCGCGCACGTCGCAATGCAGCCGCAGTTCCTTCACGTGTTGCAGCAGCGTGCCGCCCACGCCATGCACGATGCACTTGGGCACCCCGGTCGTGCCGGAGGAATACAGGATATAGAGCGGATCGTTGAAACCGACCGGCACGAAGTCGTCCAGCGGCGCGTGTGCCAGTGCCTGGTCGAAAGACACGGCCCCCGGCACGGCGGACAGGTCCGGTTGCGATTCCAGGTAGCCATGCACCAGCACGGCGCGCAGCTCCGGCAAGGCAGAGGCGAGGCGAGGCGAGGCGAGGCGGGAAAGCGTATCCAGGCGCTCGATACGCTTGCCGGCATAGTGGTAGCCATCCACGCCGATCAGCACCTTGGGGCGGATCTGGCCAAAGCGGTCCAGCACCCCTTCAAAGCCGAAATCCGGGGAACAGCTGGAATACACGGTCCCCAGGCTGGCCGTGGCGAGCATGGTGATCACCGCCTCCGGGATGTTGGGCACATAGGCGGCCACCCGGTCGCCGGGCCCCACCCCCTGCGCGCGCAACCAACCCGCCAGCGCCAGGACGCGTTGCCGCAGTTCAGCACGGCTCAGCTCGATCCGCCGGCCGTCCTCCCCGTGAAACACCAGCGCAGGTTGCCCGTCGGCCTCACGCAACAGATTTTGCGCGAAGTTGAGGCGGCATTCGGGAAAGAAACGCGCGCCCGGCATGCGCTCGCCGTCCACCAGCACCGGCCCGGAACGCTCGCCGAGGATACCGTGCCAGTCCCAGAGCGCAGACCAGAAAACCTCGGGCCGGTCTACCGACCAACGCCAAAGCGCCTGGAAATCGTCACTGTCCTGGTACAGGCCCTGCTCGCGCAACCAGGCCATGAAACGGGTGGGCTCGGCCGTCTGCCGGAGAGAGTCATCAGGTTGCCAAAGGGGGGCGTCCATTGATACCGCCGCAATCCAGGAATAACACGCAAATATTTAATGCATGGCAGCCCGAATTGCAAATCCCGTGGCGTCCGGAGCGTCAGGGAAGCTTCTGACAAATAGGAGGCCCGTCCTCGGGCCAAATGTTCGCGGCGGGGACGCTCCTACACGCAGGAGACCCGTCCACGGGCCGAACCTTGCGCGGCGGGGACGCCGCGCCTGCCGGGCGTTGTCCATGCTGGGGTGAGATATCCGCAGGTCTGGGATCGCCCCCTTCGTCATCCCGACCGGGCGAGGGATTCGATCGGGATTGCCCGACCACTGCTGCGAAGCGGAGGCCCCTCGACTGCTCCAGTTCAACGCCCGAACAGGCCCCTGAGCTTGTCGCCCAGCGCACCTTTGAGCTTTTCCTGCACCTTCTGCTCGACCTTGGTGCGCAGCTTGGCCTTTTCCCGCTCCAGCCGTTGCCTGGCCTTGGCGCGGAGCAACGCCTCCACATCCAGTGTATAGCCGGGCTTGTCCAGCGCCCCCTGGATGCGCACCGGGATGGGAACACCAGCCAACTGGTCGGCCTCGGCCCCACCTTGCCCCTGCAACGACGCCACCAGCTTGGCGGTCACCGTGTAGTCGATGCGGTTGGCCGGCAGGTCGACATCACCCTTGCCGGCGACACGCAGCAGCGGCGACTTGGCAGAGAGATCGTGATTGCTGATCACCCCGTTGCGCGCAGTGAAGGAACCGCGCATCTCGGTGAACTCGGTCTGCTCGGCCGTGTTGCCCGTCTGCGTGGTATTGCGTCCCTGGCCCGTAGCGGTGCGGATCAGCTTCACCAGGTCCACACCCTTGTAGGCGCCTTCACGGAACACGAAGCTGCCGTTGCCATTCAGGCTACGGCGCACCTCGGCCTCGCTCAGACCGGTGAGACGCAGGTCCAGTTTTAGGTCGCCGGTGCCCACCAGCTTGTCCTGGCCGGCCACATCGGCGAGCAGCGGGCCAATCTGCACACCTTGCAGATTTTCGACCAGATGCAGGCGCGGCGTCTTCTTGCGGGCATCCAGCGTCACCTTGCCGTTGAATTTTCCCTGGTAGAGACGGGCCGCGACCGGCGCGGCCTTGAGCACTCCACCCTTGCTGACCAGGCGTACGGTCACGTCCTGCAAGCGGGCCTTGTTCACCGTCAGCTTGCCGATCTTCAGGTCGGCCTCCAGGTCGAGAGATCGCAGACCGGCAAAGGGATCATCAGCCGGATCGGCTGCGGCCTTCCCCGCTGCCTTGTCGCCACCACTCGCCTTGCCGGACGCCTTGTCGGTCTGCGCGCGCGGCGGCAGGTAACGGTCCAGATCGATGCCATCCACGTCCAGCCGTGCACGCAGCACCGGCCCGCGGGCATCCAG
The sequence above is a segment of the endosymbiont of unidentified scaly snail isolate Monju genome. Coding sequences within it:
- a CDS encoding acetyl-CoA C-acyltransferase, yielding MKAVYILSAVRTAIGRFGGSLRDVPPAELLTPVMRAAIERSGLPAGRLETAILGNVLHTAPGDPYLARRCSIEAGQPQAATALAINRLCGSSLEAIIDLGMRIRLGEVRAGIAAGVESMSRAPHVLPDLRFGRKLGDVGLLDMLPGPLTDPFGHGHMGETAEYLAEHFGIDRETMDAFALDSQRKALAAIEAGRFEGQIVPIEVGPPGRRHAFARDEHPRADVTPERLAALPPAFREGGRVTAGNSSGINDAASALVLADEDAVAGLRPMARVLAWGHAGTDPRLMGIGPVGASRQALQRAGLEADDLDVVESNEAFAAQACAVSRELGLDAAIVNPNGGAIALGHPIGATGAILVTKLVRELARRGGRYGLATLCIGGGQGAALVVENLLR
- a CDS encoding acetoacetate--CoA ligase, with the translated sequence MDAPLWQPDDSLRQTAEPTRFMAWLREQGLYQDSDDFQALWRWSVDRPEVFWSALWDWHGILGERSGPVLVDGERMPGARFFPECRLNFAQNLLREADGQPALVFHGEDGRRIELSRAELRQRVLALAGWLRAQGVGPGDRVAAYVPNIPEAVITMLATASLGTVYSSCSPDFGFEGVLDRFGQIRPKVLIGVDGYHYAGKRIERLDTLSRLASPRLASALPELRAVLVHGYLESQPDLSAVPGAVSFDQALAHAPLDDFVPVGFNDPLYILYSSGTTGVPKCIVHGVGGTLLQHVKELRLHCDVRAGDRVFYFTTCGWMMWNWIVSALALRATVVLYDGNPLYPGPERLWEMAARERLTLFGTSAKYLDTVRKSGYRPGDEQDLSALRVLCSTGSPLSPEGFEFVYDAVSRDLLLASISGGTDIISCFVLGTPLQPVYAGEIQTRGLGMDVAVLDEDGKAVVGEAGELCCLSPFPSMPVGFWNDPDGNRYRAAYFEHFPGIWRHGDWATLTERGGVVIHGRSDAVLNPGGVRIGAAEIYRPVEAFEEVAEALVVGQQWEGDVRVILFVRLAPGARLDADLEQRLRRAIRERASPRHVPARILAVDDIPRTRSGKISELAVRDVVHGRPVKNTHALANPEALDCFRDRPELQS